A single genomic interval of Lathyrus oleraceus cultivar Zhongwan6 chromosome 7, CAAS_Psat_ZW6_1.0, whole genome shotgun sequence harbors:
- the LOC127106776 gene encoding uncharacterized protein LOC127106776 isoform X1 yields MTERFYTLQFDGACSGNPGPAGAGAVLFDEYGTVLYRFRQGLGYTTNNVAEYRALILGLQQAILKGCKNINVQGDSQLVIDQFQGYCRINNPRLRSLCDEALELSNNFRIFDIKHISRVYNTIADSQANLAINLQEGQVEEDRLY; encoded by the exons ATGACTGAG CGTTTTTATACCCTTCAGTTTGATGGCGCATGCAGTGGAAATCCTGGACCAGCTGGTGCAGGAGCTGTACTGTTTGATGAATATGGGACTGTG CTGTATCGTTTTCGCCAAGGGCTGGGATATACAACAAACAATGTTGCTGAGTATCGTGCATTAATCTTAGGACTGCAACAAGCAATACTGAAAGGATGTAAGAACATCAATGTCCAAGGAGACTCCCAGCTTGTTATCGATCag TTTCAAGGTTACTGTAGAATTAACAACCCGCGTCTAAGGAGCTTGTGTGATGAAGCTTTGGAGCTGAGCAATAACTTTCGCATATTTGACATCAAACACATTTCTAGG GTCTATAACACCATAGCTGATTCCCAAGCAAACCTGGCCATTAATCTCCAAG AGGGTCAAGTTGAAGAAGATCGTCTCTATTAA
- the LOC127106776 gene encoding uncharacterized protein LOC127106776 isoform X2 has translation MTERFYTLQFDGACSGNPGPAGAGAVLFDEYGTVLYRFRQGLGYTTNNVAEYRALILGLQQAILKGCKNINVQGDSQLVIDQVYNTIADSQANLAINLQEGQVEEDRLY, from the exons ATGACTGAG CGTTTTTATACCCTTCAGTTTGATGGCGCATGCAGTGGAAATCCTGGACCAGCTGGTGCAGGAGCTGTACTGTTTGATGAATATGGGACTGTG CTGTATCGTTTTCGCCAAGGGCTGGGATATACAACAAACAATGTTGCTGAGTATCGTGCATTAATCTTAGGACTGCAACAAGCAATACTGAAAGGATGTAAGAACATCAATGTCCAAGGAGACTCCCAGCTTGTTATCGATCag GTCTATAACACCATAGCTGATTCCCAAGCAAACCTGGCCATTAATCTCCAAG AGGGTCAAGTTGAAGAAGATCGTCTCTATTAA
- the LOC127106774 gene encoding F-box/LRR-repeat protein At3g26922, with the protein MSNLGHEIMIPSNNKRGKHRSQENGDRLSDLPDCVLLHILSYLNSIQAVQTCILSTRWKHLWKHIPTVKLHYLRNSPTVKRFDIFLSNMLALRDNSIALQALNLGRGLIEPQLLEKILNCVYSHNTHIHRLEISAISQSYPILSCVSSCKALTSLKLSLYNIGSRNYTETLFPTSLNLPLLTSLYLENFTFCGDEKGCAEPFSLFTKLNSLIIRHSKIKKAHILNISNETLVDLAMHYNSFNFAEIQLSTPSLCRFTFPDSLDQKICGTGLSCVKQVNINAPQNSYSMKHPFVLLGWLQDLANVESLKVTSITLQILSLVPNLLDVKLASLCNLKSLDIELRPLHGEFLLLLMKDDMLKKAIAKSHEEVAKLRKAFKAGLKLHPIPDGIVDFLRQNSPLAEVNITTKYKDCFNLKQVIV; encoded by the exons ATGTCTAATTTAGGGCATGAGATAATGATTCCATCTAACAACAAGAGAGGAAAGCATCGTAGTCAAGAAAATGGGGACAGATTGAGTGACTTACCTGACTGTGTTCTACTTCACATTTTGTCATATTTGAATTCCATACAAGCTGTTCAAACTTGCATTTTGTCCACAAGATGGAAGCATCTTTGGAAACATATTCCTACGGTTAAATTGCACTACTTAAGAAATTCTCCCACTGTGAAGCGATTTGACATATTCCTTTCTAACATGTTGGCACTTCGTGATAACTCAATTGCTCTGCAGGCTCTAAATCTTGGTCGTGGCCTTATTGAGCCACAGCTCCTCGAAAAGATTTTAAACTGTGTTTATTCCCATAATACCCACATCCACCGATTAGAAATCAGTGCCATTTCTCAGAGTTATCCCATTTTGAGTTGCGTTTCTTCGTGTAAAGCTCTTACATCTCTTAAGCTTTCACTTTACAATATAGGTAGTAGGAATTATACAGAAACGTTATTTCCAACATCTTTGAATTTGCCTCTATTGACTAGCTTATATCTAGAAAATTTTACCTTTTGCGGAGATGAAAAGGGTTGTGCTGAGCCGTTTTCTCTCTTTACCAAGTTGAATAGTTTGATCATTCGTCATTCTAAGATAAAGAAGGCACATATCCTCAACATATCCAATGAGACACTTGTTGATTTAGCTATGCATTATAATTCATTCAACTTTGCCGAAATCCAGCTATCTACTCCAAGTCTTTGTAGGTTTACTTTTCCTGATAGTCTTGATCAGAAAATATGTGGAACTGGTCTTTCTTGTGTTAAGCAAGTAAATATCAATGCACCGCAGAATTCATATTCGATGAAGCATCCTTTTGTTCTATTAGGTTGGCTGCAGGACCTTGCCAATGTAGAATCATTGAAAGTAACTTCAATTACTCTTCAG ATTCTCTCCTTAGTTCCGAATTTATTGGATGTTAAGCTCGCTTCTTTGTGTAACTTGAAGTCATTGGACATAGAATTGAGACCTCTTCATGGTGAATTTTTATTACTATTAATGAAAGATGATATGTTAAAGAAAGCTATTGCCAAGTCACATGAAGAAGTTGCTAAATTAAGAAAGGCATTTAAAGCGGGTTTGAAACTACATCCTATACCTGATGGAATAGTTGACTTCTTGCGACAAAACTCGCCATTGGCAGAAGTTAACATCACAACAAAGTACAAAGATTGTTTTAATCTTAAGCAGGTAATTGTATGA